Proteins from a genomic interval of Amphiura filiformis chromosome 9, Afil_fr2py, whole genome shotgun sequence:
- the LOC140161114 gene encoding platelet glycoprotein 4-like, with translation MEVATKLMLFATLGCFLIGFGGVMKPIMEAIFPPILAKQLEIKPGSFVYDTWKEVEIPVYMEFYTMGIGNPQEFLQGSPPYVVQKGPYTYREYRPKENVTHYDNYTVSYYQMKSYVFDEDLSVGPDSEKFMTLNLAVFTIAHWLKDLPDGIQDLWKLVHQLSGAEPLMELSIAELMWGYDDPYLVLAQQILGEDRVPSTKFGLFLNVNNTDDGLWNVFTGVDDINKVAKIDTWDGMSSLTWWNSEWANMINGSDGSQQHPYIKKSELLYNFVPVACRSGYGVFEKETRIADTPTWSFVAPPDMFASPDINPDNIGFCVSNNNTCPPGGLIDGSPCYFNAPVYLSMPHFLYGDESLFEMCHGLSPNKEEHQIVFNVDPLSGLTFNGHLRAQMSLRVQAYDYIDGTQFINEAYLPVVWLNETYTIPQHEADLYKKNINLATYLTLTIMCVTIFGGIGILFGVLISWYRNRKLSEEQLPFNSNKPHISKSGHEEVDIYEKATL, from the exons cAATTGGAGATTAAACCTGGATCCTTTGTCTATGATACATGGAAAGAAGTTGAAATCCCAGTTTATATGGAGTTTTATACAATGGGTATTGGTAATCCACAGGAGTTTCTACAGGGAAGTCCACCATATGTAGTACAAAAAGGCCCATATACATACAG GGAGTACAGACCCAAAGAAAATGTTACACACTATGATAACTACACTGTATCCTACTATCAAATGAAGAGTTATGTATTCGATGAAGATTTATCTGTGGGACCAGACTCTGAAAAGTTTATGACACTTAACTTAGCAGTTTTT actaTAGCACATTGGTTGAAGGATCTACCTGATGGTATTCAAGACTTGTGGAAACTGGTTCATCAATTATCAGGTGCAGAGCCCCTTATGGAACTCTCTATAGCTGAACTAATGTGGGGTTATGATGACCCATATCTTGTGTTGGCACAACAGATCCTAGGAGAAGACAGGGTCCCTAGTACAAAGTTTGGGCTTTTTCTTAAT gTAAATAATACTGATGATGGCCTATGGAATGTATTCACAGGAGTGGATGACATCAATAAAGTAGCCAAGATTGACACATGGGATGGGATGAGCTCTTTAACGTGGTGGAATAGTGAATGGGCTAATATGATCAATGGAAGTG ATGGATCTCAACAACATCCATATATAAAGAAGAGTGAGTTGTTATATAATTTTGTTCCGGTAGCATGTCG ATCTGGATATGGTGTATTTGAGAAGGAAACTCGTATAGCTGATACTCCAACCTGGTCATTTGTGGCCCCACCTGATATGTTTGCATCTCCTGACATCAATCCTGATAATATAGGTTTCTGTGTATCTAATAATAACACATGTCCACCAGGGGGACTTATAGATGGATCACCATGTTATTTCA ATGCACCTGTTTATTTGTCTATGCCTCATTTCTTATATGGTGATGAGTCTCTGTTTGAAATGTGTCATGGACTATCACCAAATAAAGAAGAGCATCAAATCGTATTTAATGTAGATCCG ctGTCTGGTTTAACATTTAATGGACATTTGAGAGCACAGATGAGTCTTAGAGTCCAAGCTTATGATTATATTGA TGGAACACAATTTATCAATGAAGCATACTTGCCTGTTGTGTGGTTAAATGAG ACTTACACAATCCCTCAACATGAAGCAGATCTATACAAGAAGAACATCAACCTGGCTACGTATTTGACTCTCACAATCATGTGTGTGACTATATTTGGTGGTATTGGCATACTCTTTGGTGTACTTATATCATGGTATCGAAACAGGAAACTATCAGAGGAACAGCTACCTTTTAATAGTAATAAACCCCATATCAGCAAATCTGGCCATGAAGAAGTAGATATATATGAGAAAGCTACACTATAA